The DNA region TGCACGCTACGTGGAGGCTGGAGGGTCTAGCACTGCGCGCAGGGGGCGGCTGCAGGCTCCCGGAGCACTGTGGAGATACAGAAAGATCGCACGTTAAGCCCGAACTGCTGTGAGGGGACAGGCGGCCGTAGCAGCAGGCCCTACCCTGGCTGGGGCGGAGgccggggctcccggggccgTCGCGGCCTGGGCTGCCCGCGGGCCTGGCGGCGCCAACAGAGGGCGCCAGAGCGCCGTCCCCCGCCCGGCTGCTCAGCGCTTGCGCACTggtgccaccccccccccccgcgcagGCGCACTCGCTCCTAACCGCCGCTCCCTCCCCGCGCATGCGCACCGCTCCCCGCCCAGCCTCGCGGCGCCGTGCGCATGCGCaccgccccctcccgccccctcccaccccaccgcACCCCCCCGGCGCGGCCCAGGAGAGCGGCGGGCGCTCGGCGGGCGATGCGGAAGGAGCCCGGGGACTGCTGAGCGGGCCGAGGCCCGGCGGGGCTCCCGGCGACCCCCGGCGTCGCTGCCAGCCgggcccgcggggcgggggcgggaaGGACGCGGACCCTGCACCGGCCGCGGAGGTGAGGGGCGGGAATGGGGCAGGCCGATGAGCGACGCGCGGCTCAGCCAATGGGAAAGCCGGCTTCCGGGCaccgcccccccggggctctCCCGGCGGGTGATTGGCTGGCGGGTGGGGGGCGGGCGCCGTGTCGGCCCTCGTGCGCGGGCCCCGtgcgcgccgccccgccccgccccggtaCGGCGGCCGCGAGGGGCGCTAcggtggccgggggggggcgggcccctgccgccctcccgcctgccgcggcccggcccggccccggcgcgctGCTAACGGCGGCGAGCGACCGGAATCGCTCCCGTAAGCACGCAGGGCCGGctggcggcagccccgggcaggccGTGCCCGGTGGCGAGGACTCGCCGGTTTTCAGCCTTTTATCCCCCTGCGGGGAGCGAGGGGCTTCGGGAGGGCGGGGGCTgccgcccgcggcggggccgagctaacccccgggggcggcgggggcgggggctgcgccgCGGTTACCGTCGAACCGGGCCCCGCACGGGGTTGCCGTAACCCTTGGGCAACGCTGCCTGCCCGCATCCGTTGCCGTTGGGCAACCCggcggaggggggcggggggagccgtGCCCCTTaacgggcggggccggggcgggcgggggcggtgCTGCCTCCGCCTCCGCGGCACTCCGGGACTGGCGGAGCGCGTCCGGGCGGGCCCGCAGTTCCAGCAGAGCGagagccccggcccggcccgcaaCCGGCCTGCCCGGCGGTGCCTGTACCCGGTGagacccccggggctgggggccgggggctgctcGGAGCAggccgggggggtcccccgGGGCTCGAGGTTGGTCtcccgggaggggcgggggggggggggggtgggggtgctgcCGTCCTCGGTTCTCCGTGCGGCTTCAATCCGGTGACCCTGAGTCTTGGCATAAACCTGCGGGATGACCTCAGGCTAGCGATAAGCTTTTGGTGCATCTAAGAGCTGTGGCGTTAACCGTTTCTTtgcctctctcctctcctgctgtTTGTCTGTGCAAAGGTCAGATGTTTCCATCGGTCGTGAAGAAGAGCGGAGTCGGGAGCTGCTAAGTGCTGATCTGCTTGTGCTCCGGACCATGGACTCATTGAGGGCGTCCCAGGTGTGAAAATGTCCAGCAGTAACCGGGAGTTAGTGATTGACTTTGTTTCCTACAAGCTCTCGCAGAAGGGATACAGCTGGAgtcagctggaggaggaggatgagaacAGGACTGACTTCGCAGCAGAGGAGGCCGAGATGGACGGCGTCCTCAACGGGAGCCCCTCCTGGCATCCACCCACCAGCCACGTAGTGAACGGAGCCACTGTGCACCGGAGCAGCCTGGAAGTCCGTGAAATTGTTCAAGCAGCCGATGTGAAGCAGGCGCTGAAAGAGGCTGGGGATGAGTTTGAGTTGAGGTACCGGCGGGCTTTCAGCGACCTCACTTCCCAGCTCCACATCACTCCCGGCACGGCGTATCAGAGCTTTGAGCAGGTAGTGAACGAACTCTTCCGTGATGGAGTGAACTGGGGTCGCATCgtggctttcttttccttcgGAGGAGCCTTGTGTGTGGAGAGCGTTGACAAGGAGATGCGGGTATTGGTGGGACGCATTGTATCTTGGATGACCACGTACTTGACCGACCACCTAGATCCCTGGATCCAGGAGAATGGCGGATGGGTAAGAACTCCTTTCCATGGTGGGGATGGCTGCCCGCATCCTCCCTCGCTCCAGGCCGGCAGCAGTGCCGGTCAAACCGGAGCACGGCTCCCTGTTTATGGCTAGCGCATGTCTTAGACCTTGCAGGGAGATAAAGGGGTGTGCGGCCGTTCCCTCTATGCTCTTAAGGCTCTGCCCCAAGAGGGTCACTCCACGGCGATGACACAGTTTATACTCAGATGTGTCCTTCTCCATCcctgtttcttctccttctccctggaTGTTACATAAAAGACCTGTTTTCCAAGAGCCTTTGGAAATCTAATGTCATCCAAGCTTGTTCTTCAAGTGGGAACCCTTGCTCTCAGGCATGTTCCTGGTGTCATTTAACAGCAGGGAGTGGAGCTTCCTCCTCTCCGAGCATGCAGTGCTCCGGCGGGCCGGCCTGCGGTCTGCTGGGGTAAGAGCTACTTCTTCATTCTGGAGTCAGGACTTTGCCTTCTGCTGTGCTCCCAGTGAAGCAAATCCCACAGCGGATCTGggtgtgtgggtgggtgggcCTGCCTGAGCCGGTGCAGTGGGAGACAGGGCTGAGGTGGGGGCAGCCTCGGCGCTGGGGAGCTGCTAAAcctgcagctgcttcttccttggCAGGGAGCAAtgctcccagctgccccagcagcaaaCCCCAGTAGGCTTTCAGTGGTGAGGTATTAACATGAATAAGCATTTCTTCGGGAAGCATTCTTGAGATTCCGGGTCCGGCTGTGCGGTGCCTGGGACTGCCAGCGGGAGGTATACGACCTACAGAtgtctgagttttctttttgcttctgcatcTTAGTGATTCCCTGCTGCTGTAACCTTTACTGGTGCCCGCTGGAAAGAGTTCATGCTGTCAGGCGTTAGCATCTAACGGCGGGGAGCTGCCTTGCTGGCGAGCTGAGGCCTTTCCGCCCTCTTCACCTCCTACTCCATCGCCAGGCCCCTGCATCTCAAGGAGAGGGCAGGAACCTTTGAGCCCAGCGCTGGGCTCTGCGCCCTCCTGACAGAGGAGAGGTGCAGGACCCCCGCAGAGCTCCCCGGCTCCTGGAGCCCGGCCAGCGATGCAGGGGACCCCGGAGAAGAGGGGGAGTTGGGTGCACCCAGGGTGCAGGAATTCCAGGAATGCGGCCGCCCTGGGGCACTGCCTGGGTGGGGCTGCTCAGGCGGAGGAGCTCGGCTTCGATTAATAACCCGGGATCTGCTAGCCATTTCATCAGGCTGTATCTGGCCCATTAGCTCTCTCATCCTGCAGACAGCCCTGGCCAAATGCTGagttccttccccctccctctggCTTTGGCTTTTAAAGCCACAGATTAGTCTTGGAATTGAGTGATCAAACTGAGGTTTCCAAGCTAGTGTGGCTGTTGCTGTTAGTGACGGATTGGGCTGTATCCTGGAGACCTAGGCGATAATGCAATCTGATTTTTTGTAAATGAACTCTCTGGGGGATTTAGATTAAATCACTGGTGGAAAATCACTGGTCCCTGCTTGCGGGGAATGAAATACCTCCTCCCTCTGTTCCCTACCCCCAACCAGCACGGTTAAGActcttcaatttttttgtgtCTGCCTGTAAATTCATTGTTTGGAGCAAATATTTGTTCAACAGATTGCAGAGGGGTCAGGACTCCTCTCTATCTGACCCGCCCACCGGCTCTTGCTTTGAAGATGGCTGTTAGCCGTGTTTCCCACCCAGGGGAGCAGCCTTGCTCTCTTCTTTTAACCTTGAACGGGGCTTCTAACTTCACTGCTCAGGCTGTGCTGCTTCCCTGGGCTGTGCCGGTAGCTGAAGGGGAGCCGGGCAGGGAGGTAAAAGCCATAGTGGGTGGGatcccaccccaccagccaccaaaaaaaaaaaaggactgggCAACGTGGCTGCTGCCAGTCTGTTGCAAACCCCGACCGGTGCTTGGTTGACGTCTCAGCTGTAGCTTTCCTACATGCTCAGGTTTCACCATGTCCCTTTGCGTGGCAGGGGGGTGGCCGGTCCCTTTGCGAGGCAggggggcggccgtggggctcCAGGCGAAGGGACAGCACGGTGCAGCGGTAGCACAGGGGCCGCGAGAGCTCCCGAGCGCCTCACGCGTGGGGATGCTCCGCTTCGCTCTCACGCGACTCCAGCTGCGGGGAGAAAACTGCTGGCCTGCTGCCAGCTCGCCCTGCAAAGAAGAAAGTGCCAGCCTGCAGTTGCTGTGATGGAGCCGTCCCTCTCTTGCCGCCCTGTTTGCACAGGGGAGCCTGTCTGGTGCATCTGAGCTGTTAGAGCCTGTCCCAAGCAAACAAAGCTCTCCCGAGCGGTGCAGCAGGCAGGTCCCGGTGAGAGGGATGCAAGTTCTGGCAGGCCTGCTTGGCAGGGACCAGGTGGTTTGCGTTTTGGAGCGCTGCAGCACTTCTCTTCCTGGAAAGCCCCTCTGAAAGAGGGAATGAGCGTGGCTCCATCACAAGTGTCGCACAGCCTGGTTGCATAGGAAGCTCTGTTTCATTCCCCACCAGCGGAACAAAGGCAAGCGGAGGACGGCCACGGGGTGCAGGTTTGCCTTTGGAGGGGCCTGTTAAGGCTGCtgtgtgctgggctgcagcagttTTCTTGAGAAACTGTTTTTTGAGGTGAGGGGGAAATGGCAAATCTGGCTACGTAGCGTTAATATGGGTGTATTTTGTCACGTTCGCTGGCCCTGCCTTGGTTTGCCCTCCTCTCCGCAATCTGgcactgagaaaacaaacaagaacaacCCGAGGGGGGCATTTAATAACCAGGCAGAAGAGAGCTGCTGCCTTGGTGAGCCATGAAAACCGAGGAGGAGGCTTTCCTGAGGCAGTTGCTTTGGCCAGGACCAAATTCCACTAGCTGTGAAGTTCAAACAGGGATGCCAGAGGGGATCGGGCGTCACGGGGGGAGAAATCTGGTGAGTGGGAACACAGGAGGGGAAAACGTGGGGTGAgtgggagagagcctggcaggCAGAGGTGTACTGACCGTGCTTAATCTGTTTGAGAAAGGAAAGTGAGCAATAGTTCCTGCCTGGCTGTGACCCTCCAGCCGatgacagcttttctttcaaggtTAAATCTATGCTCAGAGTGAGGTTTAAAGAGGGTGTTCTGTGGGGGCTTGGAGGTAGATCTGTGGACATAGAGGCAAGAGGTTTCCTGTTCGCAGGGCGTATGGTGGGGACCAGCATGAAGGGTCTGTGCCGGGCCAGGACTGAAAGCGAACAGCATCTTTGTCACCAGTCTGTGACATCTGAGCCCCGACAAGCTGGGCTAGGCTGAAGGAGGACGGACTGCTTCCCGCGTTGGCTCTGCGCATCCCGGGCTTTCGGCCGGCCCTGGCCATGCAGGGCTCGGTGTGCTGGGTCATACGTGTTGTGTCGCTCTGCAGCGGACTGGAAGCTTGTGGTTCTGTTTGGGGAAAACCCTTAGAAGATGTCAACATAGCAaactcattttctgtctttttaatttttttcttgaatgatAGGAAATGACTCAGCCTATGTCATATGACAGAGCGCAGCTGGGATTTCGTCCTCTGCTCTTGCTCCAACCTTCTCAATGGTTTCAGGTTGAGAGCTAGGCTTGGATCCGCAGctcttcagaaatgctttttggcCTTGTGCCATTGCCCAGGTACCCTGCGCAAGCCTTCCCTGCGGCCGCTGCGTTATCTAGCTGATCCCAGGTGCCCCAGGATCCTCGCGCCTTCTCGGTCCGAGCTTTTTGGGCAGCGTGGGACAAGCGTAGGTTTGAATTCTGCAGCTGTTGTGCCCTGAGACTCGGAGAGGAGCGCTGCGCCAGGTGGGCACGGCGCGCGTGGAAGGGGCACACCTGCGCGCCGCACCGTGCGGGGAACGCAGCTCCCTCTGGGGCGAGCGCTCTTTGCCAAAGCTCTGCCGTTTTAAGCGTTAACACGTTGGGTTTCGGGGATGCCCCGGCGCTGCTAATCCCCTTTGAGATCGCAGCCATCGGTTTTACTTGCCAGCCAACACGCAACGGAGCTGGCTGTAGGAGGTGACTGCGGATAGCCAAGGCCGCACTTTGCTGTCTTAGCGATGAATCCCAACCAGTGGGGTGCGAAGCTTAGCTGGGCTATCGCTTTCCACTTTGTCATCTGTAATTATTTTACAGTCTGGATCCCTTGCAGCTGGGACGGTGTCCCCATTGTCATCACCTGCttgggatgaaaaaaaaaacactcccTTCATGTCCCTTC from Pelecanus crispus isolate bPelCri1 chromosome 14, bPelCri1.pri, whole genome shotgun sequence includes:
- the BCL2L1 gene encoding bcl-2-like protein 1 isoform X2, coding for MSSSNRELVIDFVSYKLSQKGYSWSQLEEEDENRTDFAAEEAEMDGVLNGSPSWHPPTSHVVNGATVHRSSLEVREIVQAADVKQALKEAGDEFELRYRRAFSDLTSQLHITPGTAYQSFEQERFVDLYGNNAAAEVRKGQETLNKWLLTGATVAGVLLLGSLLSRK
- the BCL2L1 gene encoding bcl-2-like protein 1 isoform X1, with protein sequence MSSSNRELVIDFVSYKLSQKGYSWSQLEEEDENRTDFAAEEAEMDGVLNGSPSWHPPTSHVVNGATVHRSSLEVREIVQAADVKQALKEAGDEFELRYRRAFSDLTSQLHITPGTAYQSFEQVVNELFRDGVNWGRIVAFFSFGGALCVESVDKEMRVLVGRIVSWMTTYLTDHLDPWIQENGGWERFVDLYGNNAAAEVRKGQETLNKWLLTGATVAGVLLLGSLLSRK